The following are encoded together in the Poseidonibacter lekithochrous genome:
- a CDS encoding sacsin N-terminal ATP-binding-like domain-containing protein, whose protein sequence is MKKIFEEFREKLNNEIPERKIADYKQEKEILKEYNGRQLLELLQNIDDQKSEQAIIKLDTKNRIVIIANSGNAFSEKGLKSLMMAHLSSKDKTFIGNKGLGFRSLLNWAGEIYVKSENLNIEFSEENRNRLQQDKKRAILSAPEWIDENNTRCWIKNIHISNKYITYIAIHYKKESQDSIIEQIENISEELLLFINHIKEIRIIKDEEERSFSKKDWKVFTEEKGLPDDLKEEDDENEHYQIKIIIPPKNEKFNSFLFSYFPTNIKIDFPALIHTTFDLDSSRNTIVDTEKNRFIVKELAYFIIKTAENLKEKISNWKAYEFVNITHKNEVLEKFDFYKIIEEWKETAEIYPCINNKYIDIKSMSFYSKKFSNFLENHSETLSNCIKANEYFYEFKSNYIKYSSPDLILALNNISNKKLSIDERIELIENILVIKNNTSYINKNLSLLINQDKKLKDEIFFYDDIFLNLEIPDFVEINYIYPDLQNKLDKDRLDNITSVYEFDIQKNLINPIINSNKTIQVKLKALYALFKNKIKFKKPSIKLLEISDKYIRDTRILKICDEESIIENYKTLEIDKFKDIDNFLFWLGAKNFNAQEVLDKVIEENNNKKDIQKSLHSLFILKNEFNDNLDNKKIRTVKKILVLDGNNVISDVETLFPYNENCEKESIIASKDSLGLAKYSNEKIQEFLEWLNIKEFNPENIAIEKINLLRKKDLDIDKSKSILKFLFNSKEKQEIHFKPDTDDIFIFGRLSNSLFLRTKFTEKYFSESELIFNYEKLGLKKSKNTDEFLKWLRVKEATDNKIVKKIFLSKIDLYEKIKDLIFIYKKNNKIDLPDIEFKLKTTYNNILEKAKYLYLNNEKSKFCHPRQVIAKFDFEVSQEFLEWLGLSEPKREDLVTRFLELLSQENNITIKDRKEIIILLSKKYQKDDKREKNQVLFLLNNQDNIMKNSKLFQCTEVAKKHIPNDLINSNLNLDEDFLKWIGIEKPNNKKIIKTLLKKDNPNYSDIFEVWKETKKDILGESLNNSKIKIQSPKLLNRNNKETLVHDLFLKNVETPFYNDNEIVIEFKGLGLDNFDINEVENFLVWLGVNRYVKYIKIDNVNEIYKLKNISELQFDKLILLLEKENIVKTKGVLECLQNKFLNYQYWILKDYGISLINPPIEYENNSYRIKLLEEFGIKQDFDEINSLFLLQNLYKIDKKGNFAPQVYKEILGKEFNFQNETFQVFTKRQDYEDSKKLYYLDNSKQLQSIQNRYELIDLPINLNINKVIKTFGVERFPTYNYEIKNFRKINSIDFDKYFNSLKAYFLAFGSLNKNNKEKERLANELNILDIKFGTFDCFANKLKVEIENFEMIYSNNIFYIHSKDIINEFSKNLNLTNSIENILLTIDFDDNGKFRNIFRNADFGEYEYELTNKYGSNLLNDIKKLLNKKEDMYIVDTLDIQIENKVKQDNDINSVSEYVIDNQGKSKSNNSNILENEEIKNGFIDNSVLEFENIFNEMPELIKSFPKFHKTCNNFKDSLKTKYKNNHFNNNYSNLSQEQQNEFKVKAGEEAENIVKDNFPDYIQVSGYAENGDDSLGYDFEYIEDNQKHFVEVKNFSKGHFIMSENELKIAKEKGIKYHIYLVENQKIYDIGNIYQNLLNKIIESS, encoded by the coding sequence TTGAAAAAAATATTTGAAGAGTTTAGAGAAAAACTTAATAATGAGATACCTGAAAGAAAAATCGCAGATTATAAACAAGAGAAAGAGATATTAAAAGAATATAATGGCCGACAACTTTTAGAACTACTTCAAAATATAGATGATCAAAAATCTGAACAAGCAATAATTAAACTAGATACAAAAAATAGAATAGTAATTATTGCTAATAGTGGTAATGCTTTTTCAGAAAAAGGTTTAAAATCTTTAATGATGGCTCATTTAAGCTCAAAAGACAAAACATTTATAGGAAATAAAGGTTTAGGTTTTCGTTCTTTATTAAATTGGGCTGGAGAAATTTATGTAAAAAGTGAAAACTTAAATATAGAGTTTTCTGAAGAAAACCGAAATAGACTGCAACAAGATAAAAAAAGAGCAATTTTATCTGCTCCTGAATGGATTGATGAAAATAATACGAGATGTTGGATAAAAAATATTCATATTTCAAATAAATATATTACATATATTGCTATTCACTATAAAAAAGAATCTCAAGATAGTATTATTGAACAAATAGAAAATATTTCAGAAGAATTACTATTATTTATCAACCATATAAAAGAAATAAGAATAATTAAAGATGAGGAAGAAAGAAGTTTTTCTAAAAAAGATTGGAAAGTTTTTACAGAAGAAAAAGGTTTACCTGATGATTTAAAAGAAGAAGATGATGAAAATGAACATTATCAAATTAAAATTATTATACCACCCAAAAATGAAAAATTTAATTCATTCCTATTCTCTTATTTTCCAACTAATATTAAAATAGATTTTCCTGCATTAATTCATACAACTTTTGATTTAGATTCTTCAAGAAATACAATTGTGGATACTGAAAAGAATAGATTTATAGTTAAAGAACTGGCTTATTTTATTATTAAAACGGCCGAAAATTTAAAAGAGAAAATATCTAATTGGAAAGCTTATGAGTTTGTAAATATTACACATAAAAATGAGGTTTTAGAAAAATTTGATTTTTATAAAATTATAGAAGAATGGAAAGAAACAGCAGAAATATATCCATGTATAAATAATAAATATATTGACATTAAAAGTATGTCTTTTTATAGTAAAAAGTTTTCAAACTTTTTAGAAAATCATTCTGAAACATTATCTAATTGTATTAAAGCTAATGAATATTTTTATGAATTTAAGTCTAATTATATTAAGTATAGTTCTCCTGATTTAATATTGGCTTTAAATAATATAAGTAATAAAAAACTCTCTATTGACGAGAGAATAGAACTTATAGAGAATATTTTAGTTATAAAGAATAATACATCTTATATAAATAAAAATTTATCTCTTTTAATTAATCAAGATAAAAAATTAAAAGATGAAATATTTTTTTATGATGATATATTTTTAAATTTAGAAATACCTGATTTTGTAGAAATTAATTATATTTATCCTGATTTACAGAATAAATTAGATAAAGATAGATTAGATAATATTACTTCTGTTTATGAATTTGATATACAAAAAAATTTAATTAACCCTATTATTAATTCTAATAAAACTATTCAAGTTAAATTAAAAGCACTTTACGCATTGTTTAAAAATAAAATAAAATTTAAAAAACCATCTATAAAACTTTTGGAAATTTCAGATAAATATATTAGAGATACAAGAATTCTTAAAATTTGTGATGAAGAAAGTATTATTGAAAACTATAAAACTTTAGAAATAGATAAATTTAAAGATATTGATAATTTTCTTTTTTGGCTTGGAGCTAAAAATTTTAATGCCCAAGAAGTTTTAGATAAAGTAATTGAAGAAAATAATAATAAAAAAGATATTCAAAAATCTTTACACTCTTTATTTATTTTAAAAAATGAATTTAATGATAATTTAGATAATAAAAAGATTAGAACAGTTAAAAAAATATTAGTTTTAGACGGAAATAATGTAATATCAGATGTAGAAACGCTTTTTCCATATAATGAAAATTGTGAAAAAGAAAGTATCATAGCTTCTAAAGATAGTTTAGGTTTAGCTAAATATTCTAATGAAAAAATCCAAGAATTTTTGGAATGGTTGAACATTAAAGAATTTAATCCTGAAAACATTGCAATTGAAAAAATTAATTTATTAAGAAAAAAAGATTTAGATATTGATAAAAGCAAATCTATTCTAAAATTTTTATTTAATTCTAAAGAAAAACAAGAGATACATTTTAAGCCTGATACAGATGATATTTTTATTTTTGGTAGGTTATCTAATAGTTTATTTTTAAGAACTAAATTTACAGAAAAATATTTTTCAGAAAGTGAATTAATCTTTAATTATGAAAAATTAGGTTTAAAAAAATCAAAAAACACAGATGAATTTTTAAAATGGTTAAGGGTCAAAGAAGCTACAGATAATAAAATAGTTAAAAAGATTTTTTTAAGTAAAATAGATCTTTATGAAAAAATAAAAGATTTGATTTTTATCTATAAAAAAAACAATAAAATTGATTTACCTGACATTGAATTTAAATTAAAGACGACATATAATAATATTTTAGAGAAAGCCAAATATTTATATTTAAATAATGAAAAATCTAAATTTTGTCACCCTAGGCAGGTAATAGCTAAATTTGATTTTGAAGTTAGCCAAGAATTTTTAGAATGGCTTGGATTATCTGAACCAAAAAGAGAAGATTTAGTAACAAGATTTTTAGAACTTTTATCTCAAGAAAATAATATAACAATTAAAGATAGAAAAGAGATAATAATTCTTTTATCTAAAAAATATCAAAAAGATGACAAAAGAGAAAAAAACCAAGTTTTATTTTTATTAAATAATCAAGATAATATTATGAAAAATTCAAAACTCTTTCAATGTACAGAAGTTGCGAAAAAACATATTCCCAATGATTTAATTAACAGTAATTTAAATTTAGATGAAGATTTTTTAAAATGGATTGGAATAGAAAAACCTAATAATAAAAAGATTATTAAAACTTTATTAAAAAAAGATAATCCAAATTATTCTGATATTTTTGAAGTTTGGAAAGAAACAAAAAAAGATATTCTTGGAGAAAGTTTAAATAATAGTAAAATTAAAATACAATCTCCAAAACTATTAAATAGGAATAATAAAGAGACTTTAGTTCATGATTTATTTTTAAAGAATGTTGAAACGCCTTTTTATAATGATAATGAGATAGTGATTGAATTTAAAGGTTTAGGTTTAGATAATTTTGATATAAATGAAGTAGAAAATTTTTTAGTTTGGCTTGGTGTAAATAGATATGTTAAATATATAAAAATAGATAATGTAAATGAAATTTATAAATTAAAAAATATTTCAGAATTACAATTTGATAAATTAATTTTGCTTCTTGAAAAAGAAAATATTGTTAAAACTAAAGGTGTTTTAGAATGTTTACAAAATAAGTTTTTAAATTATCAATATTGGATTTTAAAAGATTATGGTATTTCTTTAATAAATCCGCCTATTGAATATGAAAACAATTCTTATAGAATAAAGTTATTAGAAGAGTTTGGAATTAAACAAGATTTTGATGAAATTAATAGTCTATTTTTACTTCAAAATTTATATAAAATAGATAAAAAAGGTAATTTTGCACCACAAGTATATAAAGAAATCTTAGGCAAAGAGTTTAATTTTCAAAATGAAACTTTCCAAGTCTTTACTAAAAGGCAAGATTATGAAGATAGCAAAAAACTTTATTATTTAGATAATAGCAAACAACTTCAATCAATTCAGAATAGATATGAATTAATAGATTTACCAATAAATCTTAATATAAATAAAGTTATAAAAACTTTTGGAGTTGAAAGATTTCCTACTTATAATTATGAGATAAAGAACTTTCGAAAAATAAATAGTATAGATTTTGATAAATATTTTAATTCTTTAAAAGCATATTTTTTAGCTTTTGGCTCTTTAAATAAAAATAATAAAGAAAAAGAAAGATTAGCAAATGAATTAAATATTTTAGATATTAAATTTGGTACTTTTGACTGCTTTGCTAATAAATTAAAAGTAGAAATAGAAAATTTTGAAATGATTTATTCAAATAATATTTTTTATATTCATTCAAAGGATATTATTAATGAATTCTCAAAAAACTTAAACTTAACTAACAGTATAGAAAATATTCTTTTAACGATTGACTTTGATGATAATGGTAAATTTAGAAATATTTTTAGAAATGCTGATTTCGGTGAGTATGAGTATGAATTAACAAATAAATATGGTTCAAATCTTTTAAATGATATAAAAAAATTATTAAATAAAAAAGAAGATATGTATATAGTCGACACATTAGATATTCAAATTGAAAATAAAGTAAAACAAGACAATGATATAAATAGTGTTTCTGAATATGTTATAGATAATCAAGGAAAAAGTAAAAGTAATAATTCTAATATATTAGAAAATGAAGAAATAAAAAATGGATTTATTGATAATTCAGTTCTAGAATTTGAAAATATATTTAATGAAATGCCTGAATTAATTAAAAGTTTTCCTAAATTTCATAAAACTTGCAATAATTTTAAAGATTCATTAAAAACTAAATATAAGAATAATCATTTTAATAATAACTATTCAAATTTATCTCAAGAGCAACAAAATGAATTCAAGGTTAAAGCTGGAGAAGAAGCTGAAAATATTGTTAAAGATAATTTCCCAGATTATATACAAGTTTCTGGATATGCTGAAAATGGAGATGATAGTTTAGGTTATGATTTTGAATATATAGAAGATAACCAAAAACACTTTGTTGAAGTTAAAAACTTCTCAAAAGGACATTTTATAATGAGTGAAAATGAACTCAAAATAGCAAAAGAAAAAGGTATTAAATATCATATATATTTAGTTGAAAATCAAAAAATATACGATATAGGAAATATCTATCAAAATCTATTAAATAAAATAATTGAATCGAGTTAA
- a CDS encoding phage integrase N-terminal SAM-like domain-containing protein translates to MVRDKVRFKHYSISTERTYTHWIKHYIFFHNKKHPIKMGKLLIEEFLTYLAVKKHVAPTTQNQAFSAILFLYKEVLGIDLTNENIQA, encoded by the coding sequence ATAGTTAGAGATAAGGTTAGATTTAAACATTATAGTATTTCTACGGAGAGAACATATACACATTGGATTAAGCATTATATTTTCTTTCATAATAAAAAACATCCTATTAAAATGGGTAAACTTCTAATAGAAGAATTTTTGACTTATTTAGCTGTAAAAAAGCATGTAGCTCCTACAACACAAAATCAAGCTTTTTCGGCAATATTATTCTTGTATAAAGAAGTCTTAGGGATTGATTTAACAAATGAAAACATACAAGCATAA